Proteins encoded in a region of the Streptomyces sp. NBC_00513 genome:
- a CDS encoding type I polyketide synthase, protein MTTSNEKIVQALRASLQETERLRRQNRKLTFDAHEPIAVVAMSCRFPGGVTSPEELWRLVADGGDAISGFPADRGWDLDALYDPDPDHAGTCYVRHGGFLDGVGEFDAGFFGISPREALMMDPQQRLLLETAWEAFERAGIDPADLRGSRTGVFAGTNGQDYARLSTSPEDFDGYLGTGNAAAVISGRLAYTFGLEGPAVTVDTACSSSLVALHLAAQALRKDECSLALVSGVTVMSTPGAFMEFSRQRGLAADGRCKPFSAAADGTGWSEGVGMLLVERLSDARRNGHRVLAVVRGSAVNQDGASNGLTAPSGPAQQKVIRQALADAGLTGADVDAVEAHGTGTALGDPIEAQALLATYGQDRPAGRPLLLGALKSNIGHTQAAAGVAGVIKMVMAMHHGVLPGTLHLDEPSPHVDWSAGAVRLLTEPVAWPSGDGPRRAGVSSFGVSGTNAHVVLEEPAPEPAADGTEEPVPSRTPLFWPLSARSPEALPEQARRLLSYVQDHPLTPPADIARALATTRAGLPHRAAVVGRDRDELLTALTALARHEPTGRAFEGTTTARRSKVAFLFSGQGSQRLGMGRELYAAFPVFADAFDAVCSALDTHLELPLKGVVFGQDEELLHRTAYTQPALFAVEVALYRLLESWSVRPEFLAGHSVGEFAAVHVAGALSLDDAAQLVAARGRLMQALPAGGVMVAVQASEEEVRARLTGYEGRAAVAAVNGPSSVVVSGAEDAVAAVVDRLSADGRKTKALSVSHAFHSPLMDPVLAEFRKAVEGVTFTEPAVAVVSTATGRPVTAGELADAGYWVRQAREAVRFADAVGALADAGASVFVEIGPGGVLTALAQPLLGTRPAVALPVLRTDRPEDLAVASALAQLHVHGVTPDWTALLGARGPVLPDLPTYAFQRRRYWLESTAFSGPRPDTGTAADPAETGFWEAVERADLEAFARRLDLADDAPLSSVLPALTLWRRRHREQSDLDGRRYRTVWKPAAAPAGGTRLSGTWLVAMPAGRLPAGADADPWAADALRALRDHGAEVRPLPVEPGTGRADLADRLRTATAGADLAGILSLLAVEEQPHPPHPELPEGLAATLTLLQALGDTSLGAPLWCATRGAVSTAPSDPLRSPHQAQVWALGRTTALEHPARWGGLLDLPDTLDDRAARRFAAVLAGAHETEDQLAVRAAGVFVRRLQRAPRDTTGPHAATTGWQPRGTVLITGGTGALGAHVARWLADAGAAHLVLTSRRGAAAAGADTLRAELEERGAKVTVEACDIADRDAVARLLDGLPGDHPLTAVVHAAGVGTPGMLDGTTPQKFADVLAAKAAGARHLDELLGDRPLDAFVLFSSISGIWGAAGQAAYAVANASLDALAEHRRTRGLTATAVAWGPWAGGGMVEDGDAEERLRKRGLPALDPASAVAALRTALEHDETAVTVADVTWEHFAPSFTLLRPSPLIGDIPEAAAALAAAADAAAHTTLQGERPAFVGRTMTLTAPEQARAVLALVRSEAAAVLGHPDTDAVAADRAFRELGFDSLTAVELRNRLNKATGVHLPATLVFDHPTPAVLAAHLLTELTAATTGEAAASPRPSAATRTPEDDEPVAIVAMSCRYPGGVRTPEDLWHLVAEGRDAIGGFPADRGWDLGSLYDPDPDRPGTTYAKDGGFLYDVADFDPLFFGISPREALAMDPQQRLLLETSWEAFERAGIDPTSLRGSSTGVYIGSGYQDYAARLLTVPQDLEGYIGTGSSGSVVSGRIAYSFGLEGPTLTVDTACSSSLVALHLAAQALRRGECDLALAGGVTVMSSPNAFIEFSRQRGLAVDGRCKSFAAAADGTGWGEGVGLLLVERLSDARRNGHRVLAVVRGSAINQDGASNGLTAPNGPAQQRVIRQALANAGLSTADVDVVEAHGTGTTLGDPIEAQALLATYGQDRPEGRPLWLGSLKSNIGHTQAAAGVGGIIKMVEALRHGVLPRTLHVDAPTPHVDWTTGAVELLAEPLPWPEDRTHTRRAGISSFGVSGTNAHIIIEQAPPQTPPPAHDETGPAPDVVPWLMSGTSPEALRDQAARLLAHIESHPELEPADVALSLAATRAALDHRAVALGTAREDFLPTLRALASGDTADPALRGAVSSDRRTAFLFSGQGGQRLGMGRELYAVFPVFADAFDEVCAHVDAHLEQPLRDVVFGEDAEPLNRTEYAQPALFAVEVALYRLVESWGVRPDLLAGHSVGEFAVAHVAGVLSLEDAAALVAARGRLMQALPAGGVMVAVQASEDEVRELLAGYEDRAGIAAVNGPSSVVISGAEDAVAAVVDQLSVDGRKTKALSVSHAFHSPLMDPMLADFRKVVEAVVFEAPRTPVVSTLTGRPVPSEEFCSVDYWVRHVRETVRFADAVTALADEGVDTFLEIGPGGALTAMAQDLLVEAVTVPLLRTDRPEALAVTTALARLHVHGTPVDWTAVLAGRGARRIDLPTYAFQRTRYWLDTGAAVGDLASAGLRSAEHALLGAAVALADGDGVVLTGRLSLTAQPWLAEHQVMGAVLLPGTALVDLAIRAADETGCDRIDELTLQTPLVLPARGGVQLQVAVAGPDDAGRRTVQVHSRPDGANPDEPWSTHAVGVLATEPPARPALGEDLSQWPPAAARPVPVDGYYARLTELGFGYGPVFQGLRALWQRDGEVFAEVALPQDTPVDGFGVHPALLDSALHAVGLGGLLPDTGQGRIPFAWSGVRLEATGATSLRVRLTLPAPDTVSLLVADGTGRPVASVESLVLRAVTADQLPSARQVEHQDTLYRMDWPTLPLEDLEDLEDLEDLEDLEDLDEAAATATVARAEDHAGLLTLLAGLGDADALPDTVLVPAPSTTGDGTAQDVRTVTRQGLELLRTWLGDDRTAHARLVLLTRGAVAPTPGTTVTDPAQSALWGLVRSAQSENPARLVLVDTDGELDGHGPSGRALTAALATGEPQFALRNGVAYVPRLARRTAADALRPAPGATAWRLTAEAAGTLDGLALTDNPAATAPLGEGQVRIAVRAAGVNFRDALIALGMYPGAATLGSEAAGVVAGTGPGVTGLAVGDRVFGMIPEAFGPLAVADHRMVARMPEGWTFTEAASVPIVFLTAYYALVDLAGLRAGQTLLVHSAAGGVGMAATQLARHLGAEVYGTAGAGKWAALRQAGLDEDHLASSRDLGFEQRFLTATEGRGVDVVLNSLAGAFVDASLRTLADGGRFLEMGKTDVRDPARVAEEHRGAAYTAFDTIEAGPDRIGAMLHELVALFETGALRPLPVTCWDVRQAPQALRHLSQARHIGKLVLTVPAAPEPAGTVLVTGATGALGALVARHLVTAHGVRHLLLTSRRGPAADGADALRDDLLARGAESVTVAACDAAERSALAALLADVPADRPLTAVIHAAGVLDDGLVATLTPDRLEAVLRPKADAALNLHELTRDLDLSAFVLFSSVAATLGSAGQGNYAAANAFLDALAQRRRAAGLPATAIAWGPWADSGMASGMDEAGRERMARSGLLSFRADEGLALFDAARTGEHAVAVPVRFAPTAPGAGPDPDREVPAVLRALVRPAARRTARDAAAGGGADALRDRLATLSEPERDSVLLDLVRTHVAAVLGLGGPRDVDRNREFKLLGFDSLTSVELRNRLGAATGLRLPATLVFDCPTPVALTERIRTDLAPAPAQAPSALAVFGELDRLEAALAAVGVDDDLVRSRIRTRLHGVLAALDEGAATHERAGGPSPEEAADARLRSATVDDIFALIDQELDGA, encoded by the coding sequence ATGACCACATCGAACGAGAAGATCGTTCAGGCACTGCGGGCCTCCCTCCAGGAGACCGAGCGGCTGCGCCGCCAGAACCGGAAGCTGACGTTCGACGCCCACGAGCCCATCGCCGTCGTCGCGATGAGCTGCCGCTTTCCGGGCGGGGTGACCTCGCCCGAGGAACTGTGGCGGCTGGTGGCGGACGGCGGCGACGCGATCTCCGGCTTCCCCGCCGACCGGGGCTGGGACCTCGACGCGCTGTACGACCCCGACCCGGACCACGCGGGCACCTGCTACGTACGGCACGGCGGATTCCTCGACGGCGTCGGCGAGTTCGACGCCGGGTTCTTCGGCATCTCGCCGCGCGAGGCACTGATGATGGACCCGCAGCAGCGGCTCCTCCTGGAGACGGCCTGGGAGGCCTTCGAACGGGCCGGAATCGACCCGGCGGACCTGCGCGGCAGCCGCACCGGAGTCTTCGCCGGCACCAACGGTCAGGACTACGCGCGGCTGTCCACCTCCCCGGAGGACTTCGACGGATATCTGGGCACGGGCAACGCCGCCGCCGTCATCTCCGGCCGCCTCGCCTACACCTTCGGCCTCGAAGGGCCCGCCGTCACGGTCGACACCGCCTGCTCGTCCTCGCTGGTCGCCCTGCACCTCGCCGCCCAGGCACTGCGCAAGGACGAGTGCTCGCTCGCCCTGGTCAGCGGAGTGACGGTCATGTCCACGCCCGGCGCGTTCATGGAGTTCAGCCGGCAGCGCGGGCTGGCCGCCGACGGCCGGTGCAAGCCGTTCTCGGCCGCCGCCGACGGCACGGGCTGGTCCGAGGGCGTCGGCATGCTGCTGGTGGAGCGGCTCTCCGACGCCCGCCGCAACGGGCATCGCGTCCTGGCCGTGGTCCGGGGCAGCGCCGTCAACCAGGACGGAGCCTCCAACGGCCTGACCGCCCCCAGCGGACCCGCGCAGCAGAAGGTCATCCGCCAGGCCCTGGCCGACGCCGGCCTCACCGGCGCGGACGTGGACGCGGTCGAGGCCCACGGCACCGGCACCGCGCTCGGCGACCCGATCGAAGCGCAGGCCCTGCTCGCCACGTACGGCCAGGACCGGCCCGCCGGGCGGCCGCTGCTGCTCGGTGCGCTCAAGTCGAACATCGGCCACACCCAGGCCGCCGCGGGTGTGGCGGGCGTCATCAAGATGGTCATGGCCATGCACCACGGGGTCCTGCCGGGCACCCTGCACCTCGACGAGCCCTCCCCGCACGTGGACTGGTCGGCGGGCGCCGTCCGGCTGCTCACGGAGCCCGTCGCATGGCCGTCCGGCGACGGGCCGCGCCGGGCGGGCGTGTCCTCGTTCGGGGTCAGCGGTACGAACGCCCACGTCGTCCTCGAAGAGCCCGCCCCCGAACCGGCCGCCGATGGGACGGAGGAGCCCGTACCCTCCCGGACCCCGCTCTTCTGGCCCCTCTCGGCCCGGAGCCCCGAGGCCCTGCCCGAGCAGGCCCGGCGCCTCCTGTCGTACGTGCAGGACCACCCGCTGACCCCGCCGGCGGACATCGCCCGGGCGCTCGCGACGACCCGTGCCGGGCTGCCGCACCGTGCCGCCGTCGTGGGCCGGGACCGCGACGAACTGCTCACCGCCCTCACCGCCCTCGCCCGCCACGAGCCGACGGGTCGGGCCTTCGAGGGCACGACGACGGCCCGCAGGAGCAAGGTGGCGTTCCTGTTCTCGGGACAGGGCAGCCAGCGGCTCGGCATGGGCCGGGAGCTGTACGCCGCCTTCCCGGTGTTCGCGGACGCCTTCGACGCGGTGTGCAGCGCGCTCGACACCCACCTCGAACTGCCCCTGAAGGGCGTGGTGTTCGGCCAGGACGAGGAACTGCTCCACCGGACGGCGTACACGCAGCCCGCACTGTTCGCCGTCGAGGTGGCGCTGTACCGGCTGCTGGAGTCCTGGAGTGTGCGGCCGGAGTTCCTGGCGGGCCATTCGGTGGGCGAGTTCGCGGCGGTCCACGTGGCGGGAGCACTGTCGCTGGACGACGCGGCGCAGCTCGTGGCGGCACGCGGCCGGCTGATGCAGGCGCTCCCGGCCGGGGGAGTGATGGTCGCGGTGCAGGCCTCGGAGGAAGAGGTACGGGCCCGGCTGACCGGCTACGAGGGCCGGGCGGCTGTCGCCGCCGTCAACGGGCCTTCCTCCGTGGTGGTTTCGGGCGCGGAGGACGCCGTAGCGGCGGTGGTCGACCGTCTGTCGGCCGACGGCCGGAAGACCAAGGCGCTCTCCGTCTCGCACGCCTTCCACTCACCGCTCATGGACCCGGTGCTCGCCGAATTCCGCAAGGCCGTCGAGGGCGTGACCTTCACCGAGCCGGCCGTCGCGGTGGTGTCCACGGCCACCGGCCGCCCCGTGACCGCCGGAGAGCTGGCGGACGCCGGGTACTGGGTGCGTCAGGCCCGCGAGGCCGTGCGCTTCGCGGACGCGGTGGGGGCACTGGCGGATGCCGGAGCGTCGGTGTTCGTCGAGATCGGACCCGGCGGCGTCCTGACGGCCCTGGCACAGCCGCTGCTCGGCACGCGCCCGGCGGTGGCCCTGCCGGTCCTCCGCACCGACCGCCCCGAGGACCTCGCGGTCGCCTCCGCACTCGCCCAGCTCCACGTCCACGGCGTCACGCCCGACTGGACCGCACTCCTCGGCGCACGCGGCCCCGTACTCCCCGACCTGCCCACCTACGCCTTCCAGCGCCGCCGGTACTGGCTGGAGTCGACGGCCTTCTCCGGCCCGCGGCCCGACACCGGGACCGCGGCGGACCCGGCCGAGACCGGGTTCTGGGAAGCCGTGGAACGCGCGGACCTCGAAGCGTTCGCCCGGCGGCTCGACCTGGCGGACGACGCACCGCTCAGCTCGGTCCTGCCCGCGCTCACCCTGTGGCGGCGCAGGCACCGCGAGCAGTCCGACCTGGACGGTCGGCGCTACCGCACCGTGTGGAAGCCCGCCGCGGCCCCCGCCGGCGGGACCCGGCTGTCCGGCACCTGGCTCGTCGCCATGCCCGCCGGACGCCTGCCCGCCGGAGCCGACGCCGACCCCTGGGCGGCCGACGCACTACGCGCCCTGCGCGACCACGGCGCCGAGGTGCGCCCCCTGCCCGTGGAGCCCGGCACCGGTCGCGCGGACCTCGCCGACCGGCTGCGGACCGCGACGGCCGGCGCGGACCTCGCGGGAATCCTGTCGCTACTCGCGGTCGAGGAGCAGCCGCACCCCCCGCACCCCGAGCTCCCCGAGGGACTCGCCGCGACCCTCACGCTCCTCCAGGCCCTCGGCGACACCAGCCTCGGCGCACCCCTGTGGTGCGCGACCCGGGGCGCCGTGTCCACCGCCCCCTCCGACCCGCTCCGCAGCCCGCACCAGGCCCAGGTCTGGGCACTCGGACGCACGACGGCGCTGGAACACCCCGCCCGCTGGGGCGGCCTGCTGGACCTGCCCGACACCCTGGACGACCGCGCGGCACGCCGCTTCGCCGCCGTACTCGCCGGCGCCCACGAGACCGAGGACCAGCTGGCCGTACGGGCCGCGGGGGTCTTCGTACGACGCCTGCAGCGCGCGCCCCGGGACACGACGGGCCCGCACGCGGCGACCACCGGGTGGCAGCCGCGCGGAACCGTCCTGATCACCGGCGGCACCGGCGCGCTGGGCGCACACGTGGCCCGCTGGCTGGCCGACGCCGGCGCGGCACACCTCGTACTGACCAGCCGGCGCGGAGCAGCCGCGGCCGGCGCCGACACGCTCCGCGCCGAACTGGAGGAACGCGGCGCGAAGGTCACCGTCGAGGCCTGCGACATCGCCGACCGCGACGCCGTGGCACGCCTGCTCGACGGCCTGCCCGGGGACCACCCGCTGACGGCCGTCGTGCACGCCGCCGGAGTGGGCACCCCCGGCATGCTGGACGGGACGACGCCGCAGAAGTTCGCGGACGTCCTCGCGGCCAAGGCGGCCGGCGCCCGGCACCTGGACGAACTGCTGGGCGACCGCCCGCTGGACGCCTTCGTCCTCTTCTCGTCGATCTCCGGCATCTGGGGCGCGGCCGGGCAGGCCGCGTACGCGGTGGCGAACGCCTCCCTCGACGCCCTCGCCGAACACCGCCGCACCCGCGGACTCACCGCCACGGCCGTCGCCTGGGGACCCTGGGCGGGCGGCGGAATGGTCGAGGACGGCGACGCCGAGGAACGCCTCCGCAAGCGCGGACTCCCCGCCCTCGACCCGGCGTCGGCGGTCGCCGCACTGCGCACGGCCCTGGAGCACGACGAGACGGCGGTGACGGTCGCCGACGTCACCTGGGAGCACTTCGCGCCCTCCTTCACCCTGCTCCGGCCCAGCCCGCTCATCGGCGACATCCCCGAGGCCGCCGCCGCCCTGGCCGCGGCAGCGGACGCCGCCGCGCACACGACGCTCCAGGGCGAACGGCCCGCATTCGTCGGCCGGACCATGACCCTGACCGCGCCCGAGCAGGCCCGCGCGGTACTCGCACTCGTACGGAGCGAGGCGGCGGCCGTACTCGGCCACCCGGACACGGACGCGGTCGCCGCCGACCGCGCCTTCCGCGAACTGGGCTTCGACTCCCTCACCGCCGTCGAACTGCGCAACCGGCTGAACAAGGCCACCGGCGTCCACCTCCCGGCCACCCTCGTCTTCGACCACCCCACCCCGGCCGTCCTGGCCGCACACCTGCTAACCGAACTGACCGCGGCCACCACCGGCGAGGCCGCCGCGAGCCCCCGCCCGTCGGCGGCGACCCGCACCCCCGAGGACGACGAGCCCGTCGCCATCGTCGCCATGAGCTGCCGCTACCCGGGCGGCGTACGCACCCCCGAAGACCTCTGGCACCTCGTCGCCGAAGGACGCGACGCGATCGGCGGCTTCCCCGCCGACCGGGGCTGGGACCTGGGCTCCCTCTACGACCCGGACCCCGACCGGCCCGGCACCACCTACGCCAAGGACGGCGGCTTCCTCTACGACGTCGCCGACTTCGACCCGCTGTTCTTCGGGATCTCCCCCCGCGAGGCCCTCGCCATGGACCCCCAGCAACGACTGCTGCTGGAGACCTCCTGGGAGGCCTTCGAACGGGCCGGCATCGACCCCACCTCACTACGCGGCAGCAGCACGGGCGTCTACATCGGCTCCGGCTACCAGGACTACGCAGCACGCCTGCTGACCGTCCCGCAGGACCTGGAGGGCTACATCGGCACCGGAAGCTCCGGCAGCGTCGTCTCCGGCCGGATCGCCTACTCCTTCGGCCTCGAAGGACCGACTCTGACCGTCGACACCGCGTGCTCGTCCTCCCTGGTCGCCCTGCACCTCGCCGCCCAGGCCCTGCGGCGCGGCGAGTGCGACCTCGCCCTGGCCGGCGGTGTCACGGTGATGTCCAGCCCCAACGCCTTCATCGAGTTCAGCCGCCAGCGGGGGCTGGCCGTCGACGGCCGCTGCAAGTCCTTCGCGGCCGCAGCCGACGGCACCGGCTGGGGCGAAGGCGTCGGCCTGCTGCTGGTCGAGCGGCTCTCCGACGCCCGCCGCAACGGCCACCGGGTCCTGGCCGTCGTACGCGGCTCCGCGATCAACCAGGACGGCGCCTCGAACGGCCTCACCGCCCCCAACGGCCCCGCACAGCAGCGCGTCATCCGCCAGGCCCTCGCCAACGCGGGCCTGTCGACCGCCGACGTCGACGTGGTCGAGGCCCACGGCACCGGCACCACCCTCGGTGACCCGATCGAGGCCCAGGCGCTGCTGGCCACGTACGGGCAGGACCGGCCGGAGGGCCGGCCGCTGTGGCTGGGCTCCCTGAAGTCCAACATCGGGCACACCCAGGCCGCCGCAGGAGTCGGCGGGATCATCAAGATGGTCGAGGCGCTGCGGCACGGCGTGCTCCCCAGGACCCTGCACGTGGACGCGCCGACCCCGCACGTCGACTGGACCACCGGCGCGGTCGAACTCCTCGCCGAGCCGCTGCCCTGGCCCGAGGACCGCACCCACACCCGCCGCGCCGGAATCTCCTCCTTCGGTGTCAGCGGCACCAACGCCCACATCATCATCGAACAGGCCCCGCCGCAGACCCCGCCCCCGGCCCACGACGAGACGGGCCCGGCGCCTGACGTCGTCCCGTGGCTCATGTCCGGCACCAGCCCGGAAGCCCTCCGCGACCAGGCCGCACGCCTCCTCGCCCACATCGAGAGCCACCCGGAACTCGAACCGGCCGACGTGGCCCTGTCGTTGGCCGCGACGCGTGCCGCCCTGGACCACCGCGCGGTGGCACTCGGCACCGCCCGGGAGGACTTCCTGCCGACCCTGCGCGCCCTGGCCTCGGGTGACACGGCCGACCCTGCACTTCGCGGGGCCGTCTCCTCGGACCGCCGGACGGCTTTCCTGTTCTCGGGGCAGGGGGGTCAGCGGCTGGGGATGGGGCGTGAACTGTACGCCGTTTTCCCGGTGTTCGCGGACGCGTTCGACGAGGTGTGTGCTCATGTGGACGCACACCTTGAACAGCCCTTGAGGGACGTCGTGTTCGGTGAGGACGCGGAGCCGCTGAACCGGACGGAGTACGCGCAGCCGGCGCTGTTCGCGGTCGAGGTGGCGCTGTACCGGCTGGTGGAGTCGTGGGGTGTGCGGCCGGATCTGCTGGCGGGGCATTCGGTGGGCGAGTTCGCCGTCGCCCATGTGGCGGGGGTTCTCTCGCTGGAGGACGCGGCGGCCCTGGTGGCGGCACGCGGCCGCCTCATGCAAGCACTTCCGGCCGGGGGTGTCATGGTGGCGGTGCAGGCCTCGGAGGACGAGGTACGTGAACTGCTGGCCGGTTACGAGGACCGTGCGGGCATCGCCGCCGTCAACGGGCCTTCGTCCGTGGTGATTTCGGGAGCGGAGGATGCCGTAGCTGCTGTCGTCGACCAGCTGTCAGTCGACGGCCGGAAGACCAAGGCCCTGTCCGTCTCGCATGCTTTCCACTCGCCGCTCATGGATCCGATGCTGGCCGACTTCCGCAAGGTCGTCGAGGCCGTTGTCTTCGAAGCCCCGCGCACGCCCGTCGTCTCCACCCTCACCGGACGTCCGGTCCCGTCGGAGGAGTTCTGCTCCGTCGACTATTGGGTCCGCCACGTCCGCGAGACGGTCCGCTTCGCCGACGCGGTCACGGCCCTCGCCGACGAGGGTGTGGACACCTTCCTGGAGATCGGCCCCGGCGGCGCCCTGACCGCCATGGCCCAGGATCTGCTGGTCGAAGCGGTCACCGTTCCCCTCCTGCGCACGGACCGCCCCGAGGCCCTGGCCGTCACCACCGCCCTCGCCCGGCTCCACGTCCACGGCACCCCCGTCGACTGGACCGCCGTCCTCGCCGGACGCGGCGCCCGGCGCATCGACCTGCCCACCTACGCCTTCCAGCGCACCCGCTACTGGCTCGACACCGGCGCCGCCGTAGGGGACCTCGCGAGTGCCGGCCTGCGATCGGCGGAGCACGCGCTGCTGGGCGCCGCCGTGGCACTCGCCGACGGCGACGGGGTCGTCCTCACCGGGCGGCTGTCGCTGACGGCCCAGCCCTGGCTGGCGGAACACCAGGTCATGGGTGCGGTGCTGCTCCCCGGTACGGCCCTCGTGGACCTCGCGATCCGGGCCGCCGACGAGACCGGCTGCGACCGGATCGACGAACTCACTCTCCAGACCCCGCTCGTCCTGCCCGCCCGGGGCGGCGTCCAGCTCCAGGTCGCGGTGGCCGGACCCGACGACGCCGGGCGCCGGACCGTGCAGGTCCACTCCCGGCCGGACGGTGCGAACCCCGACGAACCCTGGTCGACCCACGCCGTCGGCGTGCTCGCCACGGAGCCGCCCGCACGCCCCGCCCTCGGGGAGGACCTCTCGCAGTGGCCGCCCGCCGCCGCCCGGCCCGTCCCGGTCGACGGGTACTACGCCCGGCTCACGGAACTCGGCTTCGGCTACGGGCCGGTGTTCCAGGGGCTGCGCGCGCTGTGGCAGCGCGACGGGGAGGTGTTCGCGGAGGTCGCGCTTCCCCAGGACACGCCCGTCGACGGCTTCGGCGTGCACCCGGCGCTGCTCGACTCCGCCCTCCACGCCGTCGGCCTCGGCGGCCTGCTGCCGGACACCGGGCAGGGACGGATTCCGTTCGCCTGGAGCGGCGTACGGCTGGAGGCGACCGGTGCGACGAGCTTGCGCGTCCGGCTGACCTTGCCCGCCCCGGACACGGTGTCGCTCCTGGTCGCCGACGGCACGGGCAGGCCGGTGGCCTCCGTGGAGTCCCTCGTGCTGCGGGCGGTGACGGCCGATCAGCTGCCCTCCGCGCGGCAGGTCGAGCACCAGGACACCCTGTACCGGATGGACTGGCCCACCCTCCCCCTGGAGGACCTGGAGGACCTGGAGGACCTGGAGGACCTGGAGGACCTGGAGGACCTGGACGAAGCCGCCGCCACCGCGACCGTCGCCCGGGCCGAGGACCACGCGGGTCTCCTCACGCTCCTCGCCGGCCTCGGCGACGCGGACGCGCTCCCGGACACCGTCCTGGTACCGGCCCCGTCCACCACCGGCGACGGCACGGCGCAGGACGTCCGCACGGTCACCCGCCAGGGCCTCGAACTCCTGCGGACCTGGCTCGGAGACGACCGGACCGCGCACGCCCGGCTGGTGCTCCTCACCCGGGGCGCCGTCGCCCCCACACCGGGAACCACGGTCACCGATCCGGCACAGAGCGCCCTGTGGGGCCTCGTACGGTCCGCCCAGTCGGAGAACCCGGCCCGCCTGGTCCTCGTGGACACCGACGGCGAACTCGACGGACACGGGCCGTCCGGCCGGGCGCTGACCGCCGCGCTGGCGACCGGTGAACCGCAGTTCGCACTGCGCAACGGCGTCGCGTACGTGCCCAGGCTCGCCCGCCGGACCGCCGCCGACGCGCTGCGTCCCGCACCCGGCGCCACCGCCTGGCGCCTGACGGCGGAGGCCGCCGGCACCCTCGACGGCCTCGCGCTGACCGACAACCCGGCGGCCACCGCCCCGCTCGGCGAGGGCCAGGTACGCATCGCCGTACGCGCCGCCGGAGTCAATTTCCGCGACGCCCTCATCGCCCTCGGCATGTACCCGGGCGCCGCCACCCTCGGCAGCGAGGCCGCCGGCGTCGTGGCCGGGACCGGCCCCGGAGTCACCGGACTGGCCGTGGGAGACCGCGTCTTCGGCATGATTCCCGAGGCGTTCGGCCCGCTCGCCGTCGCCGACCACCGGATGGTGGCGAGGATGCCCGAGGGCTGGACTTTCACCGAGGCCGCCTCCGTACCGATCGTGTTCCTCACCGCCTACTACGCCCTCGTCGACCTGGCGGGTCTGCGGGCCGGACAGACCCTGCTGGTCCACTCGGCGGCGGGCGGCGTCGGCATGGCCGCGACCCAGCTGGCCCGCCACCTCGGCGCCGAGGTCTACGGCACCGCGGGAGCCGGCAAGTGGGCGGCCCTGCGGCAGGCCGGCCTGGACGAGGACCACCTCGCCTCTTCCCGCGACCTCGGCTTCGAGCAGCGGTTCCTGACCGCCACTGAAGGCCGAGGTGTGGACGTCGTACTCAACTCCCTCGCCGGCGCCTTCGTCGACGCCTCGCTGCGCACGCTCGCCGACGGCGGCCGCTTCCTGGAGATGGGCAAGACCGACGTCCGCGACCCCGCACGGGTCGCCGAGGAGCACCGGGGCGCCGCGTACACCGCCTTCGACACCATCGAGGCCGGACCCGACCGCATCGGCGCCATGCTCCACGAGCTGGTGGCGCTGTTCGAGACCGGGGCGCTGCGCCCGCTGCCCGTCACCTGCTGGGACGTACGCCAGGCTCCGCAGGCACTGCGCCACCTCAGCCAGGCCCGGCACATCGGCAAGCTCGTCCTCACCGTCCCCGCAGCGCCCGAACCCGCCGGTACCGTCCTCGTCACCGGCGCCACAGGCGCCCTCGGCGCTCTGGTGGCCCGCCACCTGGTGACCGCACACGGAGTCCGGCACCTGCTGCTCACCAGCAGGCGCGGCCCGGCGGCCGACGGAGCGGACGCGCTACGGGACGACCTGCTCGCGCGGGGCGCGGAGAGCGTCACGGTGGCGGCCTGCGACGCCGCCGAGCGCAGCGCGCTCGCCGCCCTGCTGGCCGACGTCCCGGCGGACCGGCCGCTGACCGCGGTGATCCACGCAGCCGGAGTCCTCGACGACGGCCTGGTCGCCACCCTCACCCCGGACCGGCTGGAGGCGGTCCTGCGCCCCAAGGCGGACGCCGCGCTCAACCTCCACGAGCTGACCCGCGACCTGGACCTGTCGGCGTTCGTCCTCTTCTCCTCCGTCGCCGCAACCCTGGGCAGCGCCGGACAGGGCAACTACGCCGCGGCCAACGCGTTCCTGGACGCGCTCGCCCAGCGCCGCAGGGCGGCCGGCCTGCCCGCCACCGCCATCGCCTGGGGCCCCTGGGCCGACAGCGGCATGGCCTCGGGGATGGACGAGGCGGGCCGCGAGCGGATGGCCCGCTCCGGACTGCTGTCCTTCCGCGCCGACGAGGGCCTCGCCCTCTTCGACGCGGCCCGGACCGGCGAACACGCCGTCGCGGTACCCGTACGCTTCGCCCCCACCGCGCCCGGCGCCGGCCCGGACCCCGACCGGGAGGTCCCGGCCGTCCTGCGCGCCCTGGTCCGCCCGGCGGCCCGGCGCACCGCCCGGGACGCCGCCGCGGGCGGCGGGGCCGACGCACTGCGCGACCGGCTCGCCACCCTGTCCGAACCCGAACGGGACAGCGTCCTGCTCGACCTGGTACGCACCCACGTGGCGGCGGTGCTCGGCCTCGGCGGCCCCCGCGACGTCGACCGGAACCGCGAGTTCAAGCTGCTCGGCTTCGACTCCCTCACCTCGGTGGAACTGCGCAACCGGCTGGGCGCCGCCACTGGACTCCGACTCCCGGCCACCCTCGTGTTCGACTGCCCCACACCCGTCGCCCTCACCGAACGCATCCGGACCGACCTCGCACCGGCCCCGGCGCAGGCCCCCTCCGCCCTGGCCGTCTTCGGCGAACTCGACAGGCTGGAGGCGGCCCTCGCCGCCGTCGGCGTCGACGACGACCTCGTCCGGTCCCGGATCAGGACCCGCCTGCACGGTGTGCTCGCCGCCCTCGACGAAGGCGCCGCCACCCACGAACGGGCGGGCGGCCCGTCGCCCGAAGAGGCAGCCGACGCTCGGCTGCGCAGTGCGACCGTCGACGACATCTTCGCGCTCATCGACCAGGAACTCGACGGGGCCTGA